The nucleotide sequence TAATTCAATAAAACGGTCGGTTTGTCATATATATGGTCGGGTGTGGCTTTTTGTGGGTTGTGAATTTTAAATCCAGGCCCGACCATTGCAACCCACATAGACCCAAATTTGCTCATTTTCCCACCCGAGATCCGTTTTAACTAGCCTCGTATAACCCGTAGTTTACTTGAATTCTTCAGTTTTTGGGCCGTTTCGGATAACATGCTCAACCCTAATGATATCTATCTCCCCTAAAAAAACTATATGatatctatatattttatataggCTTAAATGTAGTTTTACCCCTTCTATTTTTACTTAAATTAGATTTGAAATCCTATTTTAATCTCAATATTTTACcccatattttatatttttcaggaTTTTTCCCCAACCACATTTGAGCTCATTTTCGCTGATATGACACTGCTGAtgtgaaatatattatattattttattatgcacctaatttttctttactaatgttgattttatttattttttaaaattaaaatactttgcatgataaaaaaaatacatgaaagtttgaaataaaaaataaataaaaatcactaAAATTGTTTACAAGAACATAAAATTActtgtaaaataattaaaatgctggaaaaaaaatcaggaaaaaacacaagaaataacCTGAAAATATTCaggaaaaaccaaaaaaataaggaaaaaaaaaacctagaaaagtgcataaaaatgaagaaaactagaaaatcaataataaaagacaaaaaaataaagcagaaaaatgcaacataaaaaattatagaaaataccagagaaacaagaaaattcGAAATACAATGTGCTTGTGCActttgtgcaaaaaaaaaacaaaatgaaactcaTCCTCATCTTTTCTTCACTTGTAAGTATTGTAAGATTGTTTGGAAAGATGCAATTCAATGTAGTAACATGAACATTAATACTAGTAATTGGCAGGAAGTGATGCAATATATGCAAAGTCAATGCAAGGAACAACACTACACATCAATTGATTAGAATTATGTTGAGTGTAACCCAATATATGATTTGGAAAGAAAGGAATGCCAACATATTTCAGGAAATTCATTAGTCAGCTCAGGAGCTTCTTCGCCAAATCAAAGAGATGTCTACATTGAAAAGTAATCAGATGATGAGCCTAGTGTTAAGATTGTGAGGTTGTGACCTTTTCTTGGACTTGTACGAGCCTAACTCTTGTTTCTATGTTGTTGTGGTTGTAATACCTGTTTTTGGTTAATGAAGGTTATCCCCACTTACCAACAagaaaaataccaaaaaaataataatattataaatacatGGAAAAATGACCATATAACTATAATTATTTGGATAATCAATATAGTTATATTtttatcttgaaaaaaaaaagtcgttgaaatataaaaatataactatGGTAATAAATATCCAAATATTTACATGCGAATGCTGGTTTCTCGTTGTATTTATAATGGTGCTTTATTGtagtatttttcttgtttttctagtattttttctatacttttatacttttatacttttttctgcttatttttgtttttttctttataatctattttctttattgattttatggttttttatttctgtttgcttattgattttttctgttttatactagttttcttgtttttgattttttcagCATTTTACTCTTTTTCACAAGTAATTTTCTGTTATTTTAAACTACTTtgctgattttttattttgaatttttatgtgtttttttattatgcaaaatatttttaattttaaaaataaataatattcctATCACCAAATACAAATTAGGTGgataatgaaatgatataatttattcCACATCAAGGAAAATGAGCTTAAATGATGCACGTGCGCGTATGTGGAGGTGTGGGTAATTCAAATTAAGCCAAAATAAAGGCGGTAAAATTGTAGTCAAGCCTTATATAAAAATGAAGGATGCTAAGTTTCATATTTTGCCATTACCAATGCATTGGCTTGCCATATTCAATTTATaatcacaaattcaatcaatataCATACTAATTGCATTAAGATCAGACTCCCGTCTATTTGCTATATCGATGAACGAAAATTCTAAATCTCTAATACACACACTTTCTCTCACTTCTCTTCTTCATTGTTTAACCTCTTCAAAAATTGTTGTCTATGAAAACACCACTTATTTTTGTTGTCTGTCAACTTCTTTTTATATCTTTAACCTTCaccatctattttattttattctaagcctctatttaattttatttattttggcgGTCTTTCACTTCTCCATCTTTCTCTTTAAATTTCAATTGCAGTTTGAAAAAAGGCACACACtataatctttaaaaaaaattcttgtttctttttacaTGAACAAGAGGCTTGCCACGAGAGGgaaattcttgtttctttttttggttcaatttatttgatgaaatttaataaaaattgttgcgcatttcaaaaaaaaatggatagaaAGGAAAATGGATCTCAATGAAAAGAAATAACATGAGATGCTGAGTTTAGAAATTCTTTATAAACATGTGTAATAGTATTTAAGGTACCAAGTATGTGCAACTGTGAATTATATTGgctgaaaatcaattttactacTAATCTAAGGTACATTGATGCAATGAAATTACCGAGTGTGATATTAAGAGTGGGTTAAATTGGGTATTTTGTATATGAAATAGAATTTAAGAGTGGGTTTGACTGCTTCACTTCACATCACGTATGCCCTAACATAACAGAAAACCCTATATTCAAGCCTCTATCTTTCAAATTCATTCTCATCCTTCATTGAACTTTTTCACTCATTCTATGACTCTCTACCCTTCAATCCCCTCTATTTAAACAACTCTAATAATTCACATTATTTGGTGTCTCATTCTTCAGCTCGATCTCCCACCATGGGTAGCATCAACCTTGAGCAGATGAAAAACGAGGATGTCAATTTGGTATAATACTTCTCTTCTCTCCATCTCTctcctttttttgtttgttcatgTTTATGCCTCAAAAAATATTGGTCATGTTATTTATTACGTCGATATTtccatcaaatcaaatattattaatgtttaatttcatAGAGATCAGTATATATGAAAAATTTACAAtcatgaatgatttttttttgttaataaatcaTGAATGATGCTTTAAATATGCCGTCACATGCCGTTTTCTTTCTTTGTCGTCACCGATGATCAAACTATATGAAAGTCATACTAAAAACTCTTGTTAGGgtttatatttgtttgtttgttttttaattggtAGCGTTAAGAACTCTTGgtttatatttgtttgtttgttttttaattggcGGTGGTTACATAAGATTTTAGGTTTTGGTTGTTTTACATATGCATGAAAAGTTATTTATATGTCAATTATCACTCTTTCATAAAAAGGTGAAGTACCCGTTCCGGGTACTTATCCATACCACGTACGGGTGGAGGTTCGTGAGACATTTCATTTTGGTTTATCATTTTATTGTGAATGAAAATTATGGTTTTCTCTTATATAACTAACTATAATATTTAGCTTTGTAAAAAATAGCTGACTTATGATTTAGCTCTTTCATATTATATTGTATAACAAAACTCATGATTTTGAAGGGTTTTTACTAGCTATATAATATAATCTATGAGACAGAAGAAACcttgttgattttgttgtttgttattaGGAACGGGTTCCAATAGAAGAAGTGTTTGATCATCTAAAATGTTCAAGACAAGGTCTGACATCAGAGGAAGGAGCCAGCAGGCTTCAAGTCTTTGGACCAAACAAACTGGAAGAGAAAAGTGAGAACaagtttttgaagtttttaGGTTTTATGTGGAACCCTTTGTCATGGGTTATGGAAGCTGCTGCTATTATGGCCATTGCTTTGGCTAATGGTGATGGAAGGCCTCCTGATTGGCAAGACTTTGTCGGAATCATTGCTCTCTTGGTCATCAACTCCACCATCAGTTTCATTGAAGAAAACAATGCCGGCAACGCTGCCGCTGCTCTCATGGCTGGTTTAGCTCCCAAGGCTAAggtttgtttgaaaattttacttcTCTTTACTAACTCATATCATTGCAAATAAATCACAGttctcttatttatttatttatttaatattagaAATATCGTTACTACTTTATATTaagaaaacacaattttctTATCCACGTTGTGTTATGTGGTAGCGTACGTCTCTATATATCTTTTACTtgtttaaaaatacaatatcgTGTTGTTATCATGTTCCATTTGCTCGTATATAAGCTATGTTTgaccttaacttatttttgactTATCTTCATAAAAGGAAGAAGTTACacaatattgtatttttaaaatgatcttaattaaaaacaagaaattatCGTTTATGCAGTGTTGTTAAACAACACTATTACAttgcaaaatttgaacaaattgctatCGTCCCATGAAATATTGCGTCACGGAATTTTAATAGTGGCTATAACAATGTTGCATCGTGGAATTTCAATAAACCATTATTTTCCGCGATTCACAATTGACAACATTGTTTTTATCTATAGAACATagatataatttataaacaacttttcaaaagtAACTGATAGAggttttttaaatcaaataaaagacaTTTGATAATTTTATCTATTTCATTGTTAATGAACTCAAATTTTATCATTCTATCAACAAGAATAAAATCttttaaactaaataataacaataatcaacaaataagttttttgtactcctatttttagttttaattttactcTTTAAAGTAGCGTTTAATGCCAAAAACTTATATATGCATGTGTGAAACTGTTTTATTATTAACACTTGTTCAACTTTTGTGGCCACCAAAAATTTTAGGTACTAAGAGATGGCAAATGGAGTGAACAAGATGCTGCAATTTTAGTACCAGGAGACATAATCAGCATTAAGTTAGGAGACATCATCCCAGCTGATGCGCGTCTTCTTGAGGGCGATGCTTTAAGCGTTGATCAGTCTGCTTTGACAGGAGAATCACTTCCTGTGACAAAGTATGCCACACAAGAAGTGTTTTCAGGATCAACTGTCAAGAAGGGTGAGATTGAAGCAATTGTGTATGCAACTGGTGTCCACACCTTTTTCGGCAAAGCAGCTCATTTGGTTGATAGTACTAACCAAGTTGGACACTTTCAACAAGTGCTTACAGCAATTGGAAATTTCTGTATTTGTTCAATTGCTGTTGGAATACTCATTGAGATTATTGTGATGTATCCGATACAACACCGCAAGTATAGAGATGGAATCGACAATCTTTTGGTGCTTTTGATAGGTGGAATTCCAATTGCAATGCCAACTGTTTTGTCTGTCACTATGGCTATTGGTTCTCATAGGCTTTCACAGCAAGGTGCAATTACAAAAAGAATGACAGCTATTGAGGAAATGGCTGGAATGGATGTTCTTTGCAGTGATAAAACTGGAACTCTCACTTTGAATAAGCTTAGTGTTGATACAAACTTGATTGAGGTGTTTTCTAGGGGTATGGATAAGGACTTTGTGATACTTCTGGCTGCAAGAGCTTCTAGGGTTGAAAATCAGGATGCTATAGATACTGCCATTGTTGGAATGCTTCCTGATCCACTAGAGGTAAAACAtgtcaaattaaaatcaaaataaatctctTTCGAAATGCTGATttactcaatctctttctttggACTAGAAAGCaaaatataaagatttttttttttattgaatttggaATGTTGATTGATCAGGCTAGAGCTGGTATCAATGAGGTGCATTTTCTACCATTCAATCCTGTAGACAAGAGGACTGCTCTTACCTATATTGATTCTGATGGAAATTGGCATCGATCTAGCAAAGGGGCTCCTGAACAGGTAGATATGAGTTTCAACTTGTTATGTGTTTTCTTTATCAATAGGAATTGAATTCCAAGGTTTACAACACTCACACACTATGAGCATCAACCACTTACGCTAGACCCTGGTGTTATCTTTGTTATGTTTAATAAGATGACTAACTAAGACatgatgttatgttatttcAGATATTGGAGCTTTGTAACTGCAAAGAGAATGTGAGTAAAAGGGCTCATGCGGTGATTGATAGGTTTGCTGAACGTGGACTTCGATCGTTAGGTGTTGCTTATCAGGTAAGTAAAGATGATAtcagctattttttttttctttccgacTTGAACGAATTcccttgttttatttttgcttgtATTGTATGATTTGTGTAAACAGGAAGTACCTGAGAGAACAAAAGATAGTCCTGGTGCACCATGGCAATTTGTTGGTTTGTTACCATTGTTTGATCCTCCTAGACATGATAGTGCTGAAACGATTAGAAGAGCTCTTGAACTTGGTGTGAATGTCAAGATGATTACTGGTAAAACACGAGACCATACTTTACTATATTACATTGTTCTAAATTGCAGTTTGTAACTGCAATTGTGATTGCAATATAAAGTTTTAGAGGTCTCCACAAACGTAATTCAGCGAAAATGTAACTGGGGCCACCAACTTTAATTTAGAACCATTTGTAGCTCATACCATAGATCAAAGTTTATagctttgaagtttgaaatTAATCGCGGATTCTGTTTTTCTCTAGGGGATCAGCTGGCCATTGGTAAAGAAACAGGTAGAAGGCTTGGAATGGGAACAAATATGTATCCATCATCTGCCCTGCTTGGTCAAGACAGGGATGCTTCTACTTTAGATGTTCCTATTGACGAGTTGATTGAGAAGGCTGACGGATTTGCCGGAGTATTTCCaggtatgttttttttaatgttaattttttgttttggcaGGAATTTTGATTGTCGAATTGCTCCATCCCTTAGATAGATTCCCtgtcaaaaccaaaaatcaaaggcgacaatcatttatatatttatcatatttaagttgttttggacACGGACACTTCTCAGACACACTTTGGACACCTTTTAATGATGTCCAATTAAAAAGTGTTTAACCCCTTTTCTCTTTGTATGAAATTGCAGAACACAAATATGAAATTGTCAAGAGGCTTCAAGAGAGGAAGCATATTTGTGGAATGACTGGAGATGGTGTAAATGACGCCCCGGCGCTAAAGAAAGCAGATATTGGAATTGCTGTTGCTGATGCTACAGATGCTGCTAGAAGTGCTTCTGATATTGTCCTCACTGAACCTGGTCTCAGTGTCATTATCAGTGCTGTGCTCACCAGCAGGTCCATTTTCCAGAGAATGAAGAATTATACCGTAAGTTTCCATGCGTATCTAATTCAATCTTTTGactttacttaattttttttagtgttctAATGACAAAATGTTTGGTTGTGAACAGATTTATGCTGTGTCAATCACCATCCGTATCGTGGTATGTGTTGAAGTTGGCTTTAGAAAATAatgttacatttatttttatgtactTGAACATTTAAAtcattggttttttttaatttattattttggcaGTTTGGTTTCATGTTAATTGCTTTGATTTGGAAATTTGATTTTGCACCATTCATGGTTTTGATCATTGCAATACTGAATGATGGTAAGATAACATTATCACGATTCACgactttcattttattttaatattattaactaatgtaaaatatttaactCAATTTCCTAACACTGCCATATACACATGTAGGTACCATTATGACAATATCAAAGGATAGAGTTAAACCATCTCCACTACCTGATAGCTGGAAACTAAAGGAAATATTTGCTACTGGTATTGTGCTTGGCAGTTACATGGCCCTAATGACAGTCATATTTTTCTGGGCCATGCATGATTCTGACTTTTTCTcggtaaattaaatttatatatgtttatattttttcatttaaatatcATCACCAACTAGGAGAAATACTAAGCACTATAAGCTTTAAACATGTTGCAGGACAAGTTTGGTGTGAGGTCTTTGAGAAATAATCCTGCTGAGATGATGGCAGCTCTATACCTGCAAGTCAGTATAATAAGCCAAGCGCTAATTTTTGTAACTAGGTCTCGCAATTGGTCTTTCGCCGATAGACCTGGTCTTCTCCTACTAGGCGCTTTTGTCCTCGCTCAGCTGGTAAGCTTGAACCTTTATTCTTCAAATAactagttttttaaaaataataactgCATAAAATTTTATcacttctattatttttattgagaaaagCGGACGAACACACACTGACGTGCCCTTCTGTCCGCCAATACTCCCTAAGATATATGCTATTAATCCTGAGCACTCCTTTTCTTTCTGTTGTGGTAACAATAGTTTGTTTTGTAACTTGACAGGTTGCAACAGTCATAGCCGTGTATGCAGATTGGGAATTTGCAAGAATTAAGGGAATGGGATGGGGTTGGGCCGGCGTAATCTGGTTGTACAGTCTGGTGACCTACATCCCTCTTGATTTACTGAAAATCGCAATCCGTTATATTCTGAGTGGAAAGGCATGGAACAATATCTTGGAAAACAAGGTaggttattttctttttcactttATCATTTCGTCACATTGTTGATAAGGACAAGCCTTTGTGCAACTGTAAGGTTGTCGACTTATGTTCAAATATTGGAAATAACCTATCTGTTTGCAGGGATAAGGCCGCGTACATATCTACCTTGTCCATACTCCGCTTGCTGATAGCCTCGTGcacttgcattttttttccttttatctaattgtttcatattttctcGTTACAGACTGCCTTCACATCAAAGAAAGACTATGGTAGAGAAAATAGGGAAGCACAATGGGCATCAGCGCAAAGATCACGCCATGGTCTTCAGCCTCCTACCTCCAACACTATCAATGAGTATAGTAGCTATGAGGAGCTTTCAGAGATTGCAGAGCAAGCCAAGAAACGTGCTGAAATGGCAAGGTAAGCCAATTGAATGGTTGAAAAAGATTTCAGAAGTGGAAATTATTGTTGAAGAGTAATGAATTATGCGGCATAAACACTGACGAGTGAAAGTGTGTCTGTGTCCTACACCGACAAATAATTACAAtcaatcacttttatttattttttaaaattattatcagAGTCTACGTGTTAGTGTCGTATGTAATGTTTATTTGCGACTGATTCAATGTATGGACGTGTTTCAGGCTTATGGAGCGGAATACTCTTAAGGGTCGTGTTGAGTCGGTAGTGAAGCTGAAGGGCCTCGACATTGACACACTTAATACTAATTATTCAATTTAGGCAAAGGCTGCACAATCTTGAAGAATTGGTTCAATATTTTTCTCaggaaaaatattaataatgacgAAGAAAGACTCAGAGACCTAAGCTATTTTATtggttttttctctttctcatctAAGCTTAGATAAGATATTAGTATCTAACAAgaattttgattctttttttattttgaatacatagtttgttattttttgttactttttctaATAGGTGTTAGTTACTTTTTCTAATAGGTGTTAGCTTTTcgtttttatattgaaaattaatagGATCAAGTTGTTAACATAAGATCTTTACATTTTAGATTTTCTATATCAAACCTTGTTTTTTCATGTCTTTCCAtcccttttctttctctcttagaTAATTACTCAacatatttctttattttcttctagcatctttactatttttttgtCACAACAATACAGAATGGGACAGTGATGTTGACGAATTCACGCATTAAGGATAACGTTGTTGAACAACAGAcatatttcaaaacattttttaaaaaataaaaaatactgaACATGAAATAAAAACGGTTCAATCTCGACCTAACAATCTCGATTATCCTAAATGCATAAAACCACAATATTCCACATGCAAATTTTGTTTGGACAGAAATGCATGTAATATGTTAGCATCTAATGCTGGCATCTATTTagtttcaaaatgtttttgaacaaaaagtaataaatatgGGATTCTATAATCCTTTCCTGAAGGTGGAATCCATGTTGGTACATCAATGAAAATATTGGAGCTAACTAATAGGTACCCCAACTAATAAATGAGCAACCTCGTTTGTTTATCTTCGATTAAACtcaactaaaaagttaataaaatgaGAAACAAAGCTACAATTAACGATCCATCTTGAGCtcaaatgctcttttggtctgTCGAAATTTGGGAGGGGTCACAATAACACATAACCAAATTCCTTAACATCAAGCCCTTTTTGGTTCAATTCCCTTTACTGCTCCATACAATCATCGAGCTGATAGAACAGAAACGGAGGCAGTAGCATTAGATGTAGAATAACAAGTTGAGGTAGAGTGGCCTTCACGAGACCTAAGATTTGTTTCTACAAACATAGACATAGTTGGTTTCAGGTGCTCCACTAATCTCCTGGTCTCATTCCAGTTGATGCTTGATCACTAACATTTTCTTCACTTGTTCTCCATTATAGTCATCAGGGTCCAAGACCTTGTCCACGAGCACCAAACGCATGCCTCTCTCATGCAGTTTCCATGTCTGTTTAGCGAAAGTCAAAGATCATATGATACAATATTAGTAAATACTCATTCTGGTCATTTTTGTAAGAGAAATTTTAAGTTTGTTTGTGGTCTCTTCTTATGACTCACAATTTAATCCCATATATATGAATACAACTGAGTGTTATTGGTTGAATACGGATAAATCAGTTTTCTTAATTAATATGAAATCATATTCCACTAATATTTTCTTTGTCCGGAGAGATGCGAAATTGTAACATTTTTCCTCTGCCTGTTGTTCtaagttttaaaacaaaacaaactcgCTATGTTTATTTTATCCCAAACTACAAACAAACTTTACAAAAATTCATATCTTAGCTATTTTCTCTTAGCTTTTGGATGCAAAGATATCACCAGTTCAACTAAAAATATCAGTTTCCACAGCTGCAATGGTTTAATTTGTATCCCAATGGAAGTGACAAATATGTGTTTCAAGTATATTATATTACATTCTGTGATTGTGGTTGAGACATACAACTGGTGCATTAAATCTTGGGAGACAAAT is from Medicago truncatula cultivar Jemalong A17 chromosome 1, MtrunA17r5.0-ANR, whole genome shotgun sequence and encodes:
- the LOC25481866 gene encoding plasma membrane ATPase 4 — protein: MGSINLEQMKNEDVNLERVPIEEVFDHLKCSRQGLTSEEGASRLQVFGPNKLEEKSENKFLKFLGFMWNPLSWVMEAAAIMAIALANGDGRPPDWQDFVGIIALLVINSTISFIEENNAGNAAAALMAGLAPKAKVLRDGKWSEQDAAILVPGDIISIKLGDIIPADARLLEGDALSVDQSALTGESLPVTKYATQEVFSGSTVKKGEIEAIVYATGVHTFFGKAAHLVDSTNQVGHFQQVLTAIGNFCICSIAVGILIEIIVMYPIQHRKYRDGIDNLLVLLIGGIPIAMPTVLSVTMAIGSHRLSQQGAITKRMTAIEEMAGMDVLCSDKTGTLTLNKLSVDTNLIEVFSRGMDKDFVILLAARASRVENQDAIDTAIVGMLPDPLEARAGINEVHFLPFNPVDKRTALTYIDSDGNWHRSSKGAPEQILELCNCKENVSKRAHAVIDRFAERGLRSLGVAYQEVPERTKDSPGAPWQFVGLLPLFDPPRHDSAETIRRALELGVNVKMITGDQLAIGKETGRRLGMGTNMYPSSALLGQDRDASTLDVPIDELIEKADGFAGVFPEHKYEIVKRLQERKHICGMTGDGVNDAPALKKADIGIAVADATDAARSASDIVLTEPGLSVIISAVLTSRSIFQRMKNYTIYAVSITIRIVFGFMLIALIWKFDFAPFMVLIIAILNDGTIMTISKDRVKPSPLPDSWKLKEIFATGIVLGSYMALMTVIFFWAMHDSDFFSDKFGVRSLRNNPAEMMAALYLQVSIISQALIFVTRSRNWSFADRPGLLLLGAFVLAQLVATVIAVYADWEFARIKGMGWGWAGVIWLYSLVTYIPLDLLKIAIRYILSGKAWNNILENKTAFTSKKDYGRENREAQWASAQRSRHGLQPPTSNTINEYSSYEELSEIAEQAKKRAEMARLMERNTLKGRVESVVKLKGLDIDTLNTNYSI